Proteins co-encoded in one Medicago truncatula cultivar Jemalong A17 chromosome 8, MtrunA17r5.0-ANR, whole genome shotgun sequence genomic window:
- the LOC11437020 gene encoding KH domain-containing protein At2g38610, which produces MSGGGLYNPNFSSPVRAASPQIRPNSDIIDSQYLSELLAEYQKLGPFIKILPNSSRLLNQEILRVSGMLSNQGFADFDRLRHRSPSPLSSSNLTGWNNLQHERLCGTPGMTMDWQGAPASPSSYTVKRILRLEIPVDTYPNFNFVGRLLGPRGNSLKRVEATTGCRVFIRGKGSIKDPDKEEKLRGRPGYEHLNEPLHILIEADLPANVVDMRLRQAQEIIEELLKPVDESEDFIKRQQLRELALLNSNLREESPGPSGSVSPFNSSGMKRAKTGR; this is translated from the exons ATGTCAGGAGGAGGGTTGTATAATCCGAACTTCTCTTCCCCTGTGAGAGCTGCTTCTCCTCAGATTAGACCTAATTCAGACATCATCGACAG TCAGTATCTGTCCGAGTTACTGGCAGAGTATCAGAAACTTGGACCATTCATCAAAATCCTTCCCAACTCCAGTCGTCTCTTGAATCAAG AAATATTAAGAGTTTCTGGAATGTTATCCAATCAAGGTTTTGCTGACTTTGACAGACTGCGCCATAGAAGCCCTAGTCCTTTGTCTTCCTCAAACCTCACTGGATGGAATAATCTTCAACACGAG AGATTATGTGGAACTCCTGGAATGACAATGGATTGGCAAGGCGCGCCTGCAAGTCCTAGCTCATACACTGTTAAAAGGATTTTGCGCTTGGAAATTCCAGTGGATACGTACCCTAAT TTCAATTTTGTTGGAAGACTTCTGGGACCTAGAGGTAATTCTCTGAAACGGGTAGAAGCTACTACAGGTTGCAGGGTGTTCATTAGAGGAAAGGGGTCAATAAAGGATCCAGACAAG GAAGAGAAATTGAGAGGAAGGCCAGGGTATGAGCATCTCAATGAGCCACTCCACATATTGATTGAAGCCGATTTACCTGCTAATGTTGTTGACATGAGGCTCAGGCAGGCTCAGGAAATTATAGAAGAATTACTGAAACCGGTG GATGAGTCAGAAGATTTCATCAAAAGGCAGCAGTTGCGGGAATTGGCATTGTTGAATTCAAATTTGAGAGAAGAGAGTCCTGGACCAAGCGGTAGTGTATCTCCATTTAATTCTAGTGGAATGAAGCGAGCAAAAACTGGTAGATGA